From one Pyxidicoccus xibeiensis genomic stretch:
- a CDS encoding phosphatase PAP2 family protein produces the protein MSERPALFGWPRREELILTGAMTAGFALFFLAVYGGASWVTGFYPGGLHVDLPFERHIPFIPAWAAVYVSMDVLLLLSLLVFRTWRDMLPFALVLCVQTVLGALFFLVLPVEVAWPPRLVQGGWADVFLLADTMNLERNYLPSLHVAFACTAALAYAERSGWFAQTVFGLWAAGIAASTLLIHEHHLVDVLAGVLLAWGTWRLLSPWVRREDFLDAVRMEALCARELFRFTRRHPRYGLIGLALYGTSLGRSWRAARVARVGFCFLQLVDDVLDGDRRVEGEPLDFVDALVEELESGQVRDTGTAATLGRWLLAHLGDAEARGQVFALMRHMRKDRERVLAQRWLTDEALRSHHRETFRLSVDLMLYVAGGRVRATNAPALLEAFGWCSVQRDLREDLGLGLYNVPAEVAEQVRSEGADPARYEALLGSAAGRAWVVAEYGRARALLDRSAEELTALGAHTGVRLLWLFHRSIEGFWRKRLPRRLPFLRGEAQVRSLPSGASSGR, from the coding sequence ATGAGTGAGCGTCCCGCCCTGTTCGGCTGGCCCCGGCGCGAGGAGCTGATCCTCACCGGCGCGATGACCGCCGGGTTCGCGCTGTTCTTCCTCGCCGTGTACGGCGGCGCGAGCTGGGTGACGGGCTTCTATCCCGGCGGCCTGCACGTGGACCTGCCCTTCGAGCGCCACATCCCGTTCATCCCGGCATGGGCCGCCGTCTACGTGAGCATGGACGTGCTGCTGCTGCTGTCGCTGCTCGTGTTCCGCACGTGGCGCGACATGCTGCCCTTCGCGCTCGTGCTCTGCGTGCAGACGGTGCTGGGCGCGCTGTTCTTCCTCGTGCTGCCCGTGGAGGTGGCGTGGCCGCCCCGCCTGGTGCAGGGCGGCTGGGCGGACGTCTTCCTCCTGGCCGATACGATGAACCTGGAGCGCAACTACCTGCCATCGCTCCACGTGGCCTTCGCGTGCACCGCCGCGCTGGCCTATGCCGAGCGCTCGGGCTGGTTCGCGCAGACGGTGTTCGGCCTGTGGGCGGCGGGTATCGCGGCGTCCACGTTGCTCATCCACGAGCACCACCTGGTGGACGTGCTGGCCGGGGTGCTCCTGGCCTGGGGCACCTGGCGGCTGCTCTCGCCCTGGGTGCGGCGCGAGGACTTCCTGGACGCGGTGCGGATGGAGGCCCTGTGCGCCAGGGAGCTGTTCCGCTTCACGCGCCGACACCCGCGCTACGGGCTGATTGGCCTGGCGCTCTATGGGACCTCGCTGGGCCGCTCGTGGCGTGCCGCGCGCGTGGCCCGGGTGGGGTTCTGCTTCCTCCAGCTGGTGGACGACGTGTTGGATGGAGACCGTCGCGTCGAGGGCGAGCCGCTCGACTTCGTGGATGCGCTGGTGGAGGAGCTGGAGTCGGGCCAGGTGCGGGACACCGGGACGGCGGCCACGCTGGGACGGTGGCTGCTCGCCCACCTGGGGGACGCGGAGGCCCGGGGGCAGGTCTTCGCGCTCATGCGCCACATGCGCAAGGACCGTGAGCGCGTGCTCGCGCAGCGGTGGCTCACGGACGAGGCGCTCCGCTCGCACCATCGGGAGACCTTCCGGCTCTCGGTGGACCTGATGCTCTACGTGGCCGGGGGCCGGGTGCGCGCGACGAATGCCCCTGCGCTCCTCGAGGCCTTCGGCTGGTGCTCCGTCCAACGTGACTTGCGGGAGGACCTGGGACTGGGCCTCTACAACGTGCCGGCCGAGGTGGCGGAGCAGGTGCGGAGCGAGGGCGCGGACCCGGCCCGCTACGAGGCGCTGCTGGGCTCGGCCGCGGGTCGCGCGTGGGTGGTGGCGGAGTACGGCCGCGCGCGGGCGCTGCTGGACCGCTCGGCGGAGGAGCTGACGGCCCTGGGGGCGCACACGGGCGTGCGGCTGCTGTGGCTGTTCCACCGCTCCATCGAGGG